The Desulfosporosinus sp. Sb-LF genome contains a region encoding:
- a CDS encoding 4Fe-4S dicluster domain-containing protein, whose amino-acid sequence MAVRMGFVIITSRCIDCDACMVACRAENDVPIGKTRNWVKSSGVQGKFPNVKEVFRPGNCMHCEHPPCVSVCPTGASYKRPDGIVLVEARKCIGCKYCITACPYDARFANPETGKADKCTFCLQRLEQGLQPACVQTCLGKSRQAGDLNDPNSVVSKLIEKYPTRQLLKQVGTGPNIYYIDDVVPEIPVGK is encoded by the coding sequence ATGGCTGTTCGCATGGGATTTGTCATCATTACCTCGCGCTGTATCGACTGCGATGCTTGCATGGTGGCTTGCCGCGCGGAAAATGACGTGCCCATTGGTAAAACGCGAAATTGGGTGAAAAGTAGCGGAGTTCAGGGGAAGTTCCCCAATGTTAAGGAAGTCTTTCGTCCTGGAAACTGTATGCATTGTGAGCATCCTCCTTGTGTCTCCGTATGTCCGACTGGGGCTTCTTATAAACGTCCAGATGGGATTGTTTTAGTCGAAGCCCGTAAATGCATTGGGTGTAAATACTGTATCACGGCTTGTCCGTATGATGCTCGCTTTGCTAATCCTGAAACGGGAAAGGCTGACAAGTGTACTTTCTGTCTACAGCGCTTGGAGCAAGGACTTCAGCCAGCGTGTGTTCAAACATGCTTAGGAAAATCCCGCCAGGCAGGCGACCTAAATGACCCGAATAGTGTCGTTTCGAAACTGATCGAAAAATATCCGACCCGTCAGTTGCTTAAACAAGTGGGAACGGGTCCAAATATATATTATATTGATGACGTGGTTCCAGAAATACCCGTGGGCAAATAA